The genomic DNA GAGAAGTCATAACTCAACTGCTGTGGTTTATCTTGGAATGTGCTGTTGGCTGAGGTGGAGAACACCGACTGATGAGAGAAAGAGTTGGCCGAGGGTGGGGGAGGGGAAGGGACCACTGGACTCTTGGAACCACTCAGCAAATCTGTAATATCAAAGGACATATGTAAGTatacaagaaaaataaaacaccacCACCAAAACATGTACAGAACTTTCTAAACAACGCAACAGAATATTACAAATTTATGACTAtaacaaatgtaaacattatCAATCATGTTACCAAAGCAACATGAGCAAGTTTTAAGTATCTTCCATCAGAATATGTGTTAATTCTAGAACTCACCATTTAAGTAGCCAAAGTCCTCATTGATAGATGACCGCCTACTGTTGTCTCGACTGCTGTTGGAGAACCACTTACTGAAGCGACTCTGGAGTCCAGTAAAGTCTGTACTTGGACTGGCTCCTTCCTACATTCAAAGCAACAATCCGTGTTAACATGGAAGTTCAAACAGAACAGAATTATAATCATACATATGTTTAAATGCATAATTTAGTCCTAACTTGGTTTATTCACAAATTCAGTAGTGTGTTTATAACACTTACGTGAAGTCCAGGCAGGTTCTCCAGCTTAAAGAACTCATTGAAGTCAAACAGATTGTTGTGGCGTGGTGACTGTACGTTGATGCTGTCAGAGTTATTCGATTCCTCGGGAGAACTTGGTTCATTTGTTTCCAGACTTCCATTTCTATCTGTCACATTTGCAACTAACAAAAGATATATGCTCAATTTCAAGTCAGAAATCACAAAGAacttaacattatataaatgaGATTGAAATGATGACCattaaaagatttcaaaacAGTCAAATTAATGACCTTATACTTTTCTCGTAGACGTgcataaaatacatgcatgcactCAAGGATTAACACTTTATCATTACAATGTGCTAAAGATATTCACACTAAGATAGCCACTTTATTTATTGACAAGCTAGAGATATTAGCAATaagacttaaaaaataattaaactttaTTAATGGATATACTAGAAATACAACACAAAGACAGACACTTTATAAATGGATGTGATGGACCACACGAAGACCGATGACCACTCAACGTCGTCCAACCACCTGCTCCCTTACCAGACTCCCTCCGGTGATTGGTCTCCTCATCCTCCTCTTTATGGGGCGTTCCTTTCTTGATCTCCTGTCTGGATTCTTGTCGCTCCGCCTGCCTCCAGTTCTCGTCTTCCTTATCTGGAGTTGAGTTGGATCGCTGCTCAAACCCGTGGAGTTCGATCCGATCATGTTGACTGGTCGGTCCCTCTGTGAACCACTCTGGCTCCTCCTCGTTGCGATTGCGGTAAGAGTCTCTTCGATTTCTGTTGTTGTTGTAGTGACCTCGTTCTCTGTAGTTCTACAGCAAACAAGCAAAGAGTTCATACTTAGTGATTTTAGCATAATTACTGTAAACGTGGAAAACATTacggtgtttttaatttcactatgttcacgATCAGACAATTTTCCGTGAACATTAAGACACCGTGAATATTGAGCTGTGCATTCACCATCTCCGTATAGGCCGCCATTACAGATGCATGTGTGCATGAGCGGGGCCTAAGTTACCACTTGTTTATCGTAATCAAAGTATAATTAAAATTCGTTAAAAATAGCAAGTATGAGTATTACGTTAATTTAATACaattaatatcataattaaacaaatgtttataacgGAATATTCGTTTCACCTTTATCTCTGCGGCCTTATCGAAGCCATTGTGAACATAGGGGCTAATTGTCACTTACTATCTCGGACATCACCTTAGGGCAAAGACTCCTGTACAACCATGACGTTGTCTGCGATCGACATTCATATTGAGCagttcatttaaaaattgattataaaggTGTACTTCTTTCTAACAGATTACATGTACGTTTTCCCTTTAATTTTCATGCCCAAAATATCAAATACGCATTTTACACCAGTGCTTATTTCATTCAAcacaaacatgttttattattctCATCGTACTTAACGTAAATAAGgctttaattttaagaaaataatgtaaattacaTGATGCAGGTTCATCACTCATCAGATTTTTTTACAATCAGGATTTACTTTTCTAGGACAAGAAATCGATTACCCGTGAAATTAAAAACAGCGTGAAAGGTACTTACACCAGAAATCGTGAAATTTTAGACACGTGGAATTAAAgacgtttacagtatataacAATAGACACAATTGATCAATAAGTAACTTTTGTTGCTTCTAATTATACAAATTACAAATCCTTACTCTGTCTTCAAATTCACGCCTCCCATAATTCCTGTTGTCTCTGTTATCAAATCGCCGGTCTTCACGGTCAAATCGGTCGCGGATCGCTCGAAAGTCCCGTTCCTGGTGAGCTGGTTCCCGCTCCCGATCCCGATCAATCTGGATACGTCCACTGCCGATCCTTCTGGGGTTTCTCTCTCTGCTAATCAAGAAAAATTATTCAGCACTATTCCAAATGTGTTTAAACAAATCCTATCAATCCAAGTCTTAAGAATCCTTGATGTCTGTCCTCTAAATGATATTCAGATGGGTCTCATCAGAAATTTTTTCAAAGGTTTCATTATCATGTGTTTTAATcttgcatttaattttatattatgattatcaaaaattcaatttaccaTGATAATCAGACATTTTAGGGATGATGGAGAAATTACTCAGACCAGAAAAGACATTAAGTTTGAGTCAAATTTAccttaaatgtttaattttgacCTCTGTATAAAACATGAGGAGTTTAATCAATGAATCATAAtcaaatatgtaaatgtaatcaACATGTTGGTAGACATTACTTTTCTCCGTTCTCCTGCCCGGGTATACTGATCTGTCGACCCAGGGGAACATGATTGCTGACATGACAACCCGTCCCGAAACTCCTACGCTGCGGACTCAGAACTATCCCGTCTTTGTCGTCCTTCAAACGCTCCTTGGGGTCTGACAAAAGAGGAAATATCTTTTattattgtttgataatatttcaattggttcatcaatattcatggaCAAATATGGTCTCTTATCTTCCATTCAACAAAGCAGGACCAAAACACTGCTTTACCCGATGGTCTCCTCCTGTTGATGTAGTCTCTGTCTAGGTCTGGGGGACGCTTTTTGTCTCCGACCATGAGGGGGGAGTTCCCACGAGAAGTGTCAAAAGATCGAAACCACCTCTCTGGTTCCCATATCCCCTCAGGCCTGAAAACAAACAACATAGATTACATTGTTGTGCTTGGCATCGTCTGACACTGAACTTTGCAGTAAGCTACAGCTCCTCTCAAGCAGCCTGTTTTGTTCTTAGGTTTCGTgtaaacaaagtaaacaaatcaaaacaatcAATTCTTGAATGTTCCTGTGCCAAAAAATTGCATGTCccaatcaaaattttttaataatatttctgAATTATAACATAATAAGTATGGGCGAACTTCATTCCCTTGTTCTCCATGGAACTGAGAGGAATGATCAAACTATCCAAGAATTTAAGATGTAGAGGTTACATTACATTAATTATAAGTAGTTGGGACATCCTAAATATTTTGACATATCTAAAGCTTTCAAGGTATCAATGTTCATGACATCCAAGTTCAATCGTTTTGTCTTTCCACTTTGTGGTTGGTTGTTTTATCAGGCAAAAGTTTCACACAAGAAAAGTTGCATATTTTAGTGTCTGTATATAACTTAAATTACAAGAtagtttaaacacttttttcttttttacaaaaacacaacACAGTATGGGcttattttaatgatataataataatttctaACAATATTTCTTACGAGCAATGGTCCTTAGACAGACAAGGCGGCCTTTCCTTTGCCAATCTACATGTCGAGAGGTCAATCAACTTATCCTACAAATCAAATTGGAAAATATTAGGATCTATGGTACCAATTATCAACAACttgttaaattatgaaaatgaacgtttttgcattaaattgacagatgaacatgatgaaaagaaaaaattcgTTATTCCAATCTAATGGGATTTTGTTAGATCCTCACAGAAACATATCAAATACAGGAGCATGAAGAATCTAATTTTAATAAGACTGTACTTAAAACTTTTATACAATCATCAAATAGAGCAATctgagttttaaaaatatattaattagttaaatatAATCActttgaccttttttttttttttttacacctttCTACTTACAAagccaaaaaaatatatagcaagTGTAAGAGAATTCATTAAATCCATTAAAGTGCagacatttgaaaatttaatgtacaaaacatcaaattatgaaaatgcCCTACAGCCAACATAAGcaatataaaagatattgatacACAAACATTcaatacaaattttcatcatgaacaatttaatttataatttaaagcaTGTACTCTGTATCCTGATGTTGAAAATGCTGTTTGATATATCTCTTCATTGCAGTAGCTttaataattgatgaaaatgacTTCCTTTATATTCACTGATAAATCAGCAAATTTATACCGTTCAAAGAATTCTGTTTTTTGCAATAGCCTATCACTGTAGACCAAATGACTGCACTTCTGTCTGAGATATTTAGAATTGTGTTTGCACAATCAATTGCAACAGAATAAATGAGCACATACCACACTTGCtcttaatatattttgatactgcTAATTAATGATATCACATTTGTGAGCTACTAAAGTTCACTTGGGTATACATAAGGTaactgattaacatttaaacctaaATATGCAAATAATATTCCTATCTAACcattttttttcaccattttagcTACTgatttaaaatactttaaagtTACAAGTACTACAATACACTGTAATGGTGGTGTCATAAAAACCCCATCAGTCACCAGGTTGAAGATAGAAACTTTTGTTCCTACCAAATTGTTATTCTTTCTATTAACACCAAACAACCAATTTAATTTCAACCTGtgttatttacttttttacaatcaatatgtaaaatataattttgaaatcccCAAAGACTGTAATGGTCTTTTGACACATCAACACAATATGTACTTACcctactatacatgtattttggtaTGGGCCCTGGAGTATCGATCCGTGTTGGCAATTCATAACCCTCCTTTGGAGTGTCTCTTCCATTATCGTCCGAATTTATACCTCTATCTACTTCCATTCTTCTTTTTAACTAATTGCAAAATTTGTTTTGGTGAAACTAGTGAAattgctataaaaaaaaatcatatcacaATTAAGCATGACGAGTTTTCAACATTAAGTTTAAGttaatttattacaaatcaCATACAACTAGCAAATCCTATCTTATATATCAGGaatcactaaaaaaaattgacaatgtaTAAATGAGAGCTGTTAGAGCTACAATATTCAAAAGTTccgaaatacatgtacatatttgcctagaataaaaagttttatgtaacatttggaaattaaaatgaagaattttaattttgatgtaataggtacagagaaagaagaaaatatcaatcttTGGCAAGTATATTTAACTGCATACAAACTTAAGACAACTGTGACTAATGCACTCTTTTGAGCTTGCCACAGTTTTAAAATTCTAGCCCCCAATTAAAAGATTGTGGTTTACTCTACAGGGAAATAAGTCCTTGCAAATTCTCACTAATAAACACAAAGCAATGTTTCACACTCCATACAAAAAATTCTAGTTAATTCAACTTTATCAAATTTATGACAGTGGGAACTGTTCGCTGTTCGTTATGCGTATTACACAATCGATGAGGCTCAACAACACTCTGAAACAAAACTCAATACACAACACACAAATCAACGTGATTATTATTGATGTGTTCTCACCTATATGTGTCTCCGATGAAAACTACTGTTGTTTAGAACGACGGGAAACTAAATACAAGGAAAAACCAGATGCGAAAGAAAAAGTGTTGAATACCTTTTAAAGAAACTGAACGAAATGCATTACTATGTACTAAAATTAAACAGAGAATACGGTTTACAAATTTGAACCACTGGAGCTAAACATCGGAAAATGTAGTAAATTGCCCGGATGTGACATGCGCAGTTCATGATGACCTTTGAAATGTGTaatgttttgcataaatatAACGATGACCCCTTAAATTATCAGTACAATCAATAACCGtttaatttgaatcttcaaagCATTTCTGAGCTTAAAATGTTttgcaaaatcaattttttcataaaattttggaGATAAAACATGCAGACAACTTCTTCCGGGTCATAGGAAACTGCAGATTTACGACCCCGgcacataaaacatattttcattaaattatgaCTAAATGAACATAAGTAATTTTAATACTTAgcaacaaaaataaagaaatatgagATGTTAAATTCATTTCCTGTCCGATCGTTACACATGAGAGTctttagatttatttttcaagTCGGGTTAGTAATCCTCTTTTTGCCGGGACAGGTTGCTCAACGTGAAAACCATCTGCGAGTATCAGAAAAATGGGAATTTTAGAACGAATAGCTGAAATTGAGTCCGAGGTAGGGTAGTTTTGTTCACTAAGCGACGTTTGGTCTGTTATGACAACGTATAATGAAAATCTAAAGATCTTCAATCACAGGATATTGAGGTCGAATACTCAAAACCATGCTGAAGTGTTTTGGGAGAATCTTATTAAACTTCATACGTTTTACGATGAGACCATTAGAGCAAGTACAGCACGAAGTGAAATTGATACACAGGGATACATATGTTTCATGATAATTAATCAAAGCCTGGTTAACCAAATGCagtgattcattttgaaaatggaCTTTTCTGAATCATAACCACAAGAGTCCCAAGCAGAAAACAATGACTGACGAGTCCACATTTTATTCCCCAAAGaacataaatatcaaattagctacatttttttaaactaaaattttaaatgaccaTACTAAAAGAGGGGCTAAGTGCCGTCACTTGAACCCTTCCGAGTTTTCTGTTTCTTCGTCGccaatatcatttatttcacGTTCTGGATTCAGTGTTCCTTTCAGCATAAACCTATTTGTTGTTAGTAATTTCAGATTAACTGCCACTGGTCTACTTTTTCATAAACTCTGGTTAATCTTTCCTGGTTTAGGaggaattttatttgttttacttgGTCGCATCGTGATCGACATCAATTTCCCCACCATAATATCATGTATCTTTGAGTCTCATTGGTTGATAACTAAGTGTTGACAAATGAGATTTTGGCTTTAGCAGAGTTTGTATCCTTATTCCAGGCATCTACTTAGTAGGTTAAGAAAGGAACAATCGATGTTCTGGAATTTCTTAGCAAGGAGATGTGTATTTCTAACTTTAATGTGTCTTTTGGGATGCTCATATAAATGAAAGTATCTTTCCTGAGCAAAATTTGTGCGTATTTTACGCTGGACACACATCAAAATGAATCACTGCCAAATGGATGCATCTGCATGATTGAAAAAATTAACAGGCTGCGCACAAACCCCCATTTGGATAACATTTGACTCCCATTGCAAATTGTCAGTTAGTTAGAATAGCTTCACTGGCTATTGATACATCTGATATTCCTTTGCTGTCAACATCTttaatctgaaattttcaccgaaaatttgattaaattttgataaaaatataaacaatccTACATCATTAACATCAAACTAATTCAAGAACTGAGGAACATAAATGCTTTTTCAAGAGCCCAACTCTGTATTTCTAAAAGCATTATGTATCCTTGTTTTCAAAAGATCCTTTTTCccaattcaaaatttactaaaatatgcatgtaaaatttttctatttcatttaaaGATGGCCAGGACTCAGAAAAACAAGGCGACGAGCGGTCATCTTGGTCTCCTCAAAGCCAGACTAGCAAAACTTCGCAGAGAACTCATCGAGCCTAAAGGTGGGGGTGGAGGAGGGGGAGAGGGTTTTGATGTTGCCAAAACCGGAGACGCCCGTATTGGATTTGTAGGTAAGGCTAACCTTATACCATTCAACTTTTTACCAGAAATCCAGATGTTTCTCATGCTTTTTCAGATTATGTAtgcattttagtttttaagtttttttttgtgtgcatTGTCAATTGAAAATGTGCATTACTTGTTGGAACACTTTACAAAACATTAATGTTTTACCCCCAAAAATGTTAGTAGATATATTTTGCATGAGAaaaattttcagcaattttATACCACACATCTTGTAAtgtttgaatttctattttagGTTTCCCATCTGTAGGAAAGTCTACTCTACTTAGTAATCTAGCTGGAGTCTATTCGGAAGTGGCTGCCTATGAATTCACCACCCTAACAACTGTTCCCGGTGTTATACGATACAAAGGGGCAAAAATTCAGGTAAATATTTACCTCTAGTTAAAGACATGCCctgttttttatgtaatttgctTTACCTATTGATGAAATTGCACGAAGATTATAATTCTGCTCATATTTTAGTTGCTTGATCTTCCCGGTATCATTGAGGGAGCCAAGGACGGTAAAGGGCGTGGAAAACAGGTCATTGCAGGTCAGCTTTAAATCTACTTTGTACTGAGAACACTGGTAAATTTCCTTGCTtatccagcttatttgtctggAAAGGGTTGCGCTGGTTAGATCTTAAACTTTGCGGTGAGGCACATGTACAATATACTTCATTTTACGAAAACAACAATCTGTTAGCTATTACCTATAGCAATCCATTATGTTGTGGGCCAATATATTGTGATACATTGGCTAGTAAATCTATTACTATTGTAATGATACTTCCTCTTTGTAAATTCAGAGTTACTGGTATTAAAATAGGCCTTGGATGGAAATGCATGCACAGACATGCTCAACCCCCTAACCCTTACCCCACTCTGCACCCACCCCCTggcaaaaatttctaaaattatcCCTTAGACCCTCCAGAGAAAATTTTTGTACACATGCTGTTGTATTGTATGGCTATCTATTGATCTATTTTTGCTGTATTACAGTTATCTATTGATCTATTTTTGCTGTGTTACAGTTATCTATTGGTCTATTTTTGCTGTGTTACAGTTATCTATTGGTCTATTTTTGCTGTATTACAGTTATCTATTGGTCTATTTTTGCTGTATTACAGTTATCTATTGATCTATTTTTGCTGTATTACAGTTATCTATTGGTCTATTTTTGCTGTATTACAGTTGTATTGTATGGCTATCTATTGGTCTATTTTTGCTGTATTACAGTTGTATTGTATGGCTATCTATTGGTCTATTTTTGCTGTGTTACAGTTATCTATTGATCTATTTTTGCTGTATTTCAGTTATCTATTGATCTATTTTTGCTGTATTACAGTTATCTATTGATCTATTTTTGCTGTATTACAGTTGTATTGTATGGCTATCTATTGGTCTATTTTTGCTGTATTACAGTTGTATTGTATGGCTATCTATTGGTCTATTTTTGCTGTATTACAGTTATCTATTGGTCTATTTTTGCTGTGTTACAGTTGTATTGTATGGCTATCTATTGGTCTATTTTTGCTGTATTACAGTTATCTATTGATCTATTTTTGCTATATTACAGTTATCTATTGATCTATTTTTGCTGTATTACAGTAATCTATTGATCTATTTTTGCTGTATTACAGTTATCTATTGGTCTATTTTTGCTGTGTTACAGTTATCTATTGATCTATTTTTGCTGTGTTACAGTTATTTATTGGTCTATTTTTGCTGTGTTACAGTTATCTATTGGTCTATTTTTGCTGTATTACAGTTAATTATTGGTCTATTTTTGCTGTATTACAGTTATCTATTGATCTATTTTTGCTGTATTACAGTTATCTATTGGTCTATTTTTGCTGTATTACAGTTGTATTGTATGGCTATCTATTGGTCTATTTTTGCTGTGTTACAGTTATCTATTGGTCTATTTTTGCTGTGTTACAGTTGTATTGTATGGCTATCTATTGGTCTATTTTTGCTGTATTACAGTTATCTATTGATCTATTTTTGCTGTATTACAGTTATCTATTGATCTATTTTTGCTGTATTACAGTTATCAATTGATCTATTTTTGCTGTATTACAGTTGTATTGTATGGCTATCTTTTGGTCTATTTTTGCTGTGTTACAGTTATCTATTGATCTATTTTTGCTGTATTACAGTTGTATTAGATACCGTCTCCTGTTATCTTTCCCTTAGAGGGCGCCACACGATAATACGGTCCCCTTCGGAACTAGCTCGCGCATTATCGCATCGGCTTTATTGTATCAAACGTAAACAAATCGCTGTCAGTTCACACGTGAAACATGCCGGAAACTTGTTGCTCTGTACCTGGGTGTAGTAATAGAGGTGGCCACGTTTTTCCATCTGATCAACTGAGGAAAAAAGCTTGGATTCATGCAATCAGACGTGGGGAATCCCGTTTTCAGAGTTGGGAACCCTCGTCACATGCTGTAGTGTGCAGATCACATTTCCAAAACTGTGACTACCTCTCGGAGACGGTTTACGGTAAATGTTTAGCTTTTTTATTTACGAAGTGTAAGATAAGGATAAACAAccattaaattccttttttctttttatttatttttattttaatggaaAATCGCTACAGTCAAATGCCACGTTTACGTAACGTAGTTATAGTCATTGATTATATTTACTGTAAAAGATCGAAATGGTCAAAGTTCCTTAGAcgatataactacatgtacatataaatccaaattttgagggtttttttttatttgctaagATGAATCTGATagataatttgatttgaaacttCTAATTTGACACTTTCGccttgtttttctttgatacattCAAAGGAAATAAACATGCGATTGATCTCCAAGAAAACTTGTGTTGCATATCATTAACACAGCATGATTGTACATCTGCTTGTAAACAAACTCTAAGTACCCCGCTATTGCCTAATACCCTCTGCTGGACACTTGTTAGTTGTCTTATATAAACATCTGGCAGGAACACCCACTGATATTTTTTAGAACAGTAGCTGCCAGTATTACATAACAAACTACTTTCCATAAGCATGATAACAGATCAAAAGATTTGTAAGATCTAAGTATGAGACAGAG from Crassostrea angulata isolate pt1a10 unplaced genomic scaffold, ASM2561291v2 HiC_scaffold_339, whole genome shotgun sequence includes the following:
- the LOC128170141 gene encoding developmentally-regulated GTP-binding protein 1-like translates to MGILERIAEIESEMARTQKNKATSGHLGLLKARLAKLRRELIEPKGGGGGGGEGFDVAKTGDARIGFVGFPSVGKSTLLSNLAGVYSEVAAYEFTTLTTVPGVIRYKGAKIQLLDLPGIIEGAKDGKGRGKQVIAVARTCSLIFIVLDVLKPLQHKKLIEHELEGFGIRLNQSPPNIGFRRKEKGGINLQTL